The proteins below are encoded in one region of Belonocnema kinseyi isolate 2016_QV_RU_SX_M_011 chromosome 5, B_treatae_v1, whole genome shotgun sequence:
- the LOC117172478 gene encoding uncharacterized protein LOC117172478 isoform X4 — protein sequence MSKPVRRGDISITPEMIRDIVEELQMKRLYVPSSLILNHLQSYYPTRNKTAEILKQELKNGLITAVRD from the exons ATGTCCa aACCAGTCAGAAGAGGGGATATATCAATCACACCAGAGATGATTAGGGATATTGTGGAAGAATTGCAGATGAAAAGACTTTATGTGCCCTcgtctttaattttaaaccatctTCAAAGTTATTATCCTACGAGAAATAAGACCGCGGAGATTCTTAAACAAGAACTGAAGAACGGTTTAATTACAGCA gTGAGAGACTAA
- the LOC117172478 gene encoding uncharacterized protein LOC117172478 isoform X1: MSKPVRRGDISITPEMIRDIVEELQMKRLYVPSSLILNHLQSYYPTRNKTAEILKQELKNGLITAVSNGLIVNWGNDKYCLPTFRQEAMSEKSKFSAFHERYYYNKGFHGSTKIWKISWVYKDLENFMKICKYLKGERLKSEMQNNFMELN; this comes from the exons ATGTCCa aACCAGTCAGAAGAGGGGATATATCAATCACACCAGAGATGATTAGGGATATTGTGGAAGAATTGCAGATGAAAAGACTTTATGTGCCCTcgtctttaattttaaaccatctTCAAAGTTATTATCCTACGAGAAATAAGACCGCGGAGATTCTTAAACAAGAACTGAAGAACGGTTTAATTACAGCAGTTAGTAATGGATTGATCGTGAATTGGGGGAATGATAAATATTGTCTTCCTACTTTTCGTCAGGAAGCAATGTCTGAAAAGTCGAAATTCTCAGCATTTCATGAAAGATATTATTACAAT AAAGGTTTTCATGGGTCTACaaagatttggaagatttcatGGGTTTAcaaagatttggaaaatttcatgaagatttgtaaatatttgaaag gTGAGAGACTAAAATCTGAAATGCAAAATAACTTTATGGAGTTAAACTAG
- the LOC117172478 gene encoding uncharacterized protein LOC117172478 isoform X2: MSKPVRRGDISITPEMIRDIVEELQMKRLYVPSSLILNHLQSYYPTRNKTAEILKQELKNGLITAKGFHGSTKIWKISWVYKDLENFMKICKYLKGERLKSEMQNNFMELN; encoded by the exons ATGTCCa aACCAGTCAGAAGAGGGGATATATCAATCACACCAGAGATGATTAGGGATATTGTGGAAGAATTGCAGATGAAAAGACTTTATGTGCCCTcgtctttaattttaaaccatctTCAAAGTTATTATCCTACGAGAAATAAGACCGCGGAGATTCTTAAACAAGAACTGAAGAACGGTTTAATTACAGCA AAAGGTTTTCATGGGTCTACaaagatttggaagatttcatGGGTTTAcaaagatttggaaaatttcatgaagatttgtaaatatttgaaag gTGAGAGACTAAAATCTGAAATGCAAAATAACTTTATGGAGTTAAACTAG
- the LOC117172478 gene encoding uncharacterized protein LOC117172478 isoform X3, translating into MSKPVRRGDISITPEMIRDIVEELQMKRLYVPSSLILNHLQSYYPTRNKTAEILKQELKNGLITAVSNGLIVNWGNDKYCLPTFRQEAMSEKSKFSAFHERYYYNVRD; encoded by the exons ATGTCCa aACCAGTCAGAAGAGGGGATATATCAATCACACCAGAGATGATTAGGGATATTGTGGAAGAATTGCAGATGAAAAGACTTTATGTGCCCTcgtctttaattttaaaccatctTCAAAGTTATTATCCTACGAGAAATAAGACCGCGGAGATTCTTAAACAAGAACTGAAGAACGGTTTAATTACAGCAGTTAGTAATGGATTGATCGTGAATTGGGGGAATGATAAATATTGTCTTCCTACTTTTCGTCAGGAAGCAATGTCTGAAAAGTCGAAATTCTCAGCATTTCATGAAAGATATTATTACAAT gTGAGAGACTAA